TTGATGACGTACTCGTTCGAGACATATCCGAAGCAGTTGAGCCTCAGTCCCTGGTCGGCTTCGGAGTACGCGATGCTGTAGGCAGCGCCGGAGGTCGGAGCGTATCCGTATCCCCACGCTGAAATCGGCACGGACTGTGCCATTGCCGGCGAAAGCGAACCGACGGCGACGGCGAGGCCGCAAATGAAACGCCTCGCCATCGCTCTGAGTGCTCTTCGACCTCTGTGGTAGCTTACCATGATCGATCCCCCTTGGTTGATGCGGCAGCGGCCCATTTTGATTGGGCGGTTGACGCGGTGTCGGAGGCGCTTGGCCCCGGAGAAGATGTTACACGGCTCGCCGTCTCAGCAGCGTCTCATCGATAGAGTAGCATTACTCAGGTCCGGCAAGAGCACTGCTCAGGTCGCTTGGCTGGCGCTCGCTGTTGCCGCTTTGGCGTGTGTTGATTTTTGTGTGGTTGGCTATCTAGAATATGGCATAGTATGCCTACCGCGATTTTTCGGACGCAAAGCACGGCTCAGCTGGAGCAGTTACACGAGCTCTTGATTGAGTACGAGGAGAGCCTGCCGCCGGACTTGAGGCACGGTGCGCCGCCCGATCTGCGGAGCCTTCCGCTCGCGTACGGCGGATCGAACGCTGCCTTTCTGGCGCTAGAGGACGATAAGGCCGCAGGTTGTATAGCGCTGACGCGTTTCGACGCTTCGACGGGAGTCATGAAAAGGCTCTACGTGAAGCCGGCGTATCGCCAATTTGGGATTGCCCGCGCGCTCGTAGCCGCGGTGATCAACTTTGCTCGCGAGCACCGCTATCGCCGAGTCGTCCTTGATACCGATCGCGAGCGACTAAACGCGGCGTATCGCCTCTACGCGTCGCTGGGTTTCAGCGACTGCGAGCCGTACGCCGCAGTCGACTACGCGAAGCCCACGTACATGGAGCTGCGCCTGCAGTAGATCATGCATAACCACGCGCAGCCTGAATGCGCGTGTCGCACTGCTGACAGATCAGCCGGGTATTTTTGTCCGTATAGCCCTTCATCGCCTGGAACGATCCAGAACTGCACCCCATTCAGGCAGCGGCTCGCCGCACTCTTGGCAGTACCCTCCTTGCGCTTTGCGCTTTGCGCTTTCGCTCCTTGAGCGCGCGCCTTGCGATGGGCTTGCTGCGCTCGTCGTACGTCAGCTCCTTCGCAAGCTTACGCCGGAGCGCCCAGTGCAGGTCCTGATCATCCCGCGCGAGCGTAATGATTCGCGAACGCACGTCGGCGATCGCGGAGCGAATAGTTCGGAGAGTTCGGATGGAGTAAGGTTACGGTTCGGCATCCGCACGGGCCCTCGAGCGTCGCGGCGTCATAATATAGACCTGTTTGCAGCAGAAATGCCACCCTGTTGTCACACCCTGATGCGATGATGATCGCACGGCAAGCGCCCGTAGCTCAACTGGATAGAGCACGCTGCTGACTACGGCGGAGATGAGGGTTCGAATCCCTTCGGGCGCGACCCGCGACGCGGTGAAACTTGACGGGACTAGTCACCCCGCGGTACCATCAAGGCATCCGCCGTAGTCAGCGGCCAGAGGGGCGTCGAGCAATCGACGCCCCTCGTCGTCCGGCCGCCTATCGTGAGCGCTAGTTGCTGCTGACGCCGACGGGGGCGGGCGAGTGCAGGCCGTGAATGTTGCCTTCGGAGTCTTTGAACATCGCCCAGCCGCCCCACGGCTCGGTGCGCGGCGGTTCCTCGAACTCGACGCCTTTCTTCGCGAGCTCGTCGTGCGTCTTGAAGACGTCGTCGGTCTCGAGGATGACGCCGCTGAAGCCGCCGACTTTCTCGGGCGACCAGCCCGGCGAACCTTTCGAGAGAGTGAACGACGTCTGCGCGTGCGACGGCGCGACGGTGACCCAGCGCGCGTCTTCACCCATCGGCACGTCCATCGTTTTCTCCCAGCCTAATTTCTGGACGTAGAAATCGGCCGCGCGGTCGACGTCGTTCACGAACAGGCTCACTACCGAGATGTACATGCGCTCGAACTCCTTCTGTTTGCGGCGCTGCAAAGAAGCCTCCACCGCTACGACCACCGTTCGCAGTTCTCCCGCTGCCCGCTGCGCCGGGAGCACCGCCGGGGCACTGCGAAGAGCGGTTCGATGGCCGCCACGCTCCATTTCGGTGAGCTCGTGCGAGACGGCGAGAGACTGCTCGACCGCGGTCGTCGCTTGGCGGGCGGCCTGTATCGCCTCGGCCTGCGCGAAGGCGACGTCGTCGCGGTGCTATTGCGCAACGACCCGGTGTACGCCGACGTAATGCACGCCTGCCGCGCCGCCGGCACCTACTACTGCACGCTGAACTGGCACTTCACCGCCGCGGAGCTGGAGTTCATCCTGACCGACTGCGGCGCGCGCGTCGTCATCGGACACGCCGATTTGCTGCAAGCCGCGGCGTCCGCGCTGCCCGGCGGCACCCAGGTGTTTGCCGTCGGTTCCGGCAGCGCGTTCGCGGACTACGAGAATTGGCTCTCGGTGGCGCCGCCGTACGACGGTCCAATCGTCGCGCCTCGCGGTCACATGGCGTACACGTCCGGCACGACGGGCCGCCCGAAGGGCGTGCGCCGCGCGCCCGTTCCGCTGGACCAGCTGCCGGCGCACCTAGCCGCGCTGCGCGCGCTCGTGCGCGCCGTGTACGGCATCGAAGACGGGTGCCGTGCGCTGCTCTCCGCGCCGCTCTACCACAGCGCGCCGGCGTCGATCGCCTCGAACGCGCTGCTGTACGGCGAACGGCTCGTCCTCGCCGAAAGGTTCGACGCCGAGCAAACCCTCGCGCTGATCGAGCGCCATCGCATCGATGTCGCGTACCTCACGCCGACGATGTACGTGCGCATGATCCGCCTCTCCGGCGCGGTCTGGAACCGCTACGACGTCTCGTCGCTGCGCTTCATCGCTTCGACCGGTGCGCCGTGCCCGCCAGACGTGAAGCGCGCGATCATCGAACGGCTCGGCCCGGTGATCCACGAGACATACGCCTCGACGGAAGCCGGCCTGATCACGCTGGCGTCGAGCGAAGACGCGCTGGCGCGCCCGGGTACCGCGGGCCGTCCGGTCGGAGCAGCGCAGCTGCGCATTCTCGACGACGACGGCCGCGAGTGCGCACCCGGCGAGATCGGCACGATCTACGCGCGCCAGCCCGCGTACGCCGACTTCACGTATCAGAACCTGCCCGACGCTC
The nucleotide sequence above comes from Candidatus Eremiobacterota bacterium. Encoded proteins:
- a CDS encoding AMP-binding protein, producing the protein MAATLHFGELVRDGERLLDRGRRLAGGLYRLGLREGDVVAVLLRNDPVYADVMHACRAAGTYYCTLNWHFTAAELEFILTDCGARVVIGHADLLQAAASALPGGTQVFAVGSGSAFADYENWLSVAPPYDGPIVAPRGHMAYTSGTTGRPKGVRRAPVPLDQLPAHLAALRALVRAVYGIEDGCRALLSAPLYHSAPASIASNALLYGERLVLAERFDAEQTLALIERHRIDVAYLTPTMYVRMIRLSGAVWNRYDVSSLRFIASTGAPCPPDVKRAIIERLGPVIHETYASTEAGLITLASSEDALARPGTAGRPVGAAQLRILDDDGRECAPGEIGTIYARQPAYADFTYQNLPDARRAIERDGLITLGDVGYVDADGYLFVCDRSADMILSGGVNIYPAEIEHALLQLPGVHDCAVVGLPDPEYGERLHAVVQPEPGAVLDYAAMQFALREVLAGFKVPRTFSTTGALPRDDNGKVARARVRADLLAALGAATACRSSS
- a CDS encoding VOC family protein, with protein sequence MEASLQRRKQKEFERMYISVVSLFVNDVDRAADFYVQKLGWEKTMDVPMGEDARWVTVAPSHAQTSFTLSKGSPGWSPEKVGGFSGVILETDDVFKTHDELAKKGVEFEEPPRTEPWGGWAMFKDSEGNIHGLHSPAPVGVSSN
- a CDS encoding GNAT family N-acetyltransferase, whose product is MPTAIFRTQSTAQLEQLHELLIEYEESLPPDLRHGAPPDLRSLPLAYGGSNAAFLALEDDKAAGCIALTRFDASTGVMKRLYVKPAYRQFGIARALVAAVINFAREHRYRRVVLDTDRERLNAAYRLYASLGFSDCEPYAAVDYAKPTYMELRLQ